From Sporosarcina sp. 6E9, a single genomic window includes:
- a CDS encoding efflux RND transporter permease subunit, with product MVRFSKWALKNRAAVILLVVLTMGLGTLSYFTLPKELLPAADNPMVTVIVMGQGADAKTVEEQVTKPIEKAVGSVKGKKHVFSTAADGYTSVDIYLDTSVEMDEAKAQVQEALSGLQLPEGYSSPIVSQLNFDMIPLWQIGLSFPNGIAREDMEKVEHEIVPMFQGITGVANVVVYGNQQTQVTIKPDVEKMTNYQIPVQSLIGILQGKNLAVAVGEETINEKKTTIKVIGQIKGIKELEELQIAPNIQLKDIAKVAVTDSTATFLTRVNGEEAVALLLYKDSNANAVAIGKKVTESIAHVNETFTSTIKASMLISFSDFIVQSVDSMMGAVLMGALFATIIIFLFLRHIRMTLITVVSIPLSLGLTLFLLSQSGVTLNLLTIGAVAVAVGRLVDDSIVVIENIFRKAQHGDFSKDVIINATKEVAAAITSSTLTTVAVFLPMGLVKSMQDLLLPFALTITYALLSSLLVALTVVPLMSTRLMKKGKLPVYKKPAVYLRILTWCLRHKWVPLVLSVIVFFGSIGMYAMMPKGAEEAGDNDVSILLEYPDEIPLKTVKNQVFDLEKYLNAQSEVEEVILFLGSNPEDAQFSTVNSQNTGRFHVVMKESANTEKFVEQINRRTKEYSDAKVEVEVLASLISFSDSTITLDIVGKDANKLVLASEEIMEVVKNIKGVEKVSTNQSELKSVHEIVVDQEKANAEEIARQVSFILNPLPIGSIKLDDKDTVVLLDSTLSLTQVEDINQLPVVVNEEIVPLSAIAKLERLMKPTSVLRKDGNEYLRISVEVNSGDLSGIANEITMKTAHLTLPEGVILEAGGAASVQNEQFMELFQLMAVSIGLVYLIMVLTFKTLRAPLVILFTLPLAMIGAILGLLIARTPIDIGAMLGALMLIGIVVTNAIVLLDRVRQNEEKMPIREALLEAGATRFRPIIMTALATIFAMIPLLVGKEEMGSILVSKGLAVVVIGGLAVATLLTLVVIPVVYELFHFRKAKQQRDL from the coding sequence TTGGTACGTTTTTCAAAGTGGGCATTGAAGAACAGAGCTGCGGTTATTTTGTTAGTTGTTTTGACGATGGGGCTTGGAACACTTAGTTATTTTACATTACCAAAAGAATTGTTGCCAGCAGCCGATAATCCGATGGTTACAGTGATTGTCATGGGGCAGGGGGCGGATGCCAAAACTGTCGAGGAGCAAGTAACAAAACCGATTGAAAAAGCAGTTGGATCCGTGAAAGGAAAGAAACACGTCTTTTCAACCGCTGCAGATGGGTATACGTCTGTGGATATCTATCTCGATACATCTGTAGAGATGGATGAAGCAAAAGCTCAAGTACAAGAGGCCCTGAGCGGATTGCAGTTGCCAGAAGGCTATTCATCGCCAATCGTATCACAATTGAACTTTGACATGATACCGTTATGGCAAATCGGCCTTTCATTCCCGAATGGGATTGCACGGGAGGATATGGAAAAGGTCGAGCATGAAATTGTTCCAATGTTTCAAGGAATAACCGGGGTAGCAAATGTCGTTGTCTATGGGAATCAACAAACGCAAGTCACGATAAAACCAGATGTGGAAAAAATGACGAATTATCAAATTCCAGTTCAAAGTTTAATCGGAATACTTCAAGGTAAAAACCTTGCAGTAGCAGTCGGCGAAGAAACAATCAATGAAAAGAAGACTACTATTAAAGTGATTGGTCAAATCAAAGGTATAAAAGAACTTGAAGAATTGCAAATTGCACCGAATATTCAGTTGAAAGACATTGCAAAAGTTGCCGTTACAGATTCGACTGCAACATTTTTAACGCGTGTAAATGGAGAGGAAGCAGTCGCATTACTTCTATATAAAGACTCGAATGCAAACGCGGTTGCGATTGGTAAAAAAGTAACTGAGTCAATCGCACATGTGAATGAAACATTTACATCTACTATTAAAGCATCGATGCTTATCTCATTCTCAGATTTTATTGTCCAGTCTGTTGATAGTATGATGGGCGCGGTACTCATGGGCGCATTATTTGCTACGATTATTATATTTTTGTTTTTACGCCATATACGCATGACATTAATTACGGTAGTAAGTATTCCACTTTCATTAGGGTTAACATTGTTTTTGCTATCGCAGTCGGGCGTTACGCTAAACCTATTGACAATTGGGGCTGTTGCCGTAGCGGTGGGTCGATTAGTTGATGATAGCATAGTTGTTATTGAAAATATTTTCCGGAAAGCACAACATGGTGACTTTTCGAAAGATGTAATCATAAATGCTACGAAGGAGGTTGCTGCGGCAATTACTTCTTCAACTTTAACAACAGTTGCAGTCTTTTTACCGATGGGTCTTGTTAAGTCAATGCAAGACTTATTGTTGCCGTTTGCACTTACGATTACGTATGCCCTATTATCGTCTCTACTCGTTGCGTTAACAGTTGTTCCGCTTATGAGTACGCGATTAATGAAAAAAGGTAAATTGCCAGTTTATAAAAAACCTGCAGTGTATCTTCGTATATTGACATGGTGTCTACGTCATAAATGGGTACCGCTAGTCTTATCGGTGATTGTGTTTTTCGGTTCAATTGGGATGTATGCGATGATGCCAAAAGGGGCTGAAGAGGCGGGGGACAATGACGTAAGCATATTATTGGAATATCCAGATGAAATTCCTCTTAAAACAGTCAAAAATCAAGTATTTGACTTAGAAAAGTATCTAAATGCGCAATCAGAAGTAGAAGAAGTAATACTTTTTTTGGGATCGAATCCTGAAGATGCACAGTTTAGCACTGTAAATTCACAAAATACTGGGCGTTTTCATGTAGTGATGAAAGAAAGTGCGAATACCGAAAAGTTTGTTGAACAAATTAATAGAAGAACTAAGGAATATAGTGATGCGAAAGTAGAAGTTGAGGTTCTAGCTTCATTAATTAGTTTTAGTGATTCGACAATCACGTTAGATATTGTTGGAAAAGATGCTAACAAACTCGTTCTAGCATCGGAAGAAATCATGGAAGTTGTAAAGAATATTAAGGGCGTTGAAAAAGTTTCCACTAACCAAAGTGAATTAAAGTCAGTACACGAAATCGTCGTTGATCAGGAGAAAGCAAATGCAGAAGAAATTGCGAGGCAGGTTAGTTTTATATTAAACCCTTTACCGATTGGTTCAATAAAATTGGATGATAAGGATACTGTCGTCTTGTTGGATAGTACGCTCTCCTTAACTCAGGTAGAAGATATTAACCAATTGCCTGTTGTTGTAAATGAAGAAATCGTGCCACTTTCAGCAATCGCAAAGCTAGAAAGATTAATGAAACCTACGAGTGTTTTACGAAAAGATGGAAATGAATATCTGCGGATTAGTGTCGAAGTGAATTCGGGCGACTTATCAGGGATTGCCAATGAGATAACAATGAAAACGGCTCATCTTACACTGCCAGAAGGGGTCATTTTGGAAGCTGGTGGAGCTGCTAGTGTCCAAAACGAGCAGTTTATGGAGTTATTCCAACTCATGGCTGTTTCGATTGGCCTCGTGTATTTGATAATGGTGCTCACATTTAAAACATTACGTGCACCATTAGTCATTCTCTTCACCCTACCCCTTGCAATGATAGGGGCAATTCTTGGCTTGTTAATCGCAAGAACGCCAATCGATATTGGGGCAATGCTTGGGGCATTAATGTTAATAGGGATTGTCGTAACAAATGCAATCGTACTTTTAGATCGTGTTAGACAAAACGAAGAAAAAATGCCGATTCGCGAGGCGTTGCTTGAAGCCGGTGCAACTCGATTCCGTCCAATAATAATGACCGCTCTTGCTACAATTTTTGCGATGATTCCATTATTAGTCGGAAAAGAAGAAATGGGCAGCATTCTTGTTTCAAAAGGTTTAGCAGTTGTCGTTATTGGGGGATTGGCAGTTGCCACGTTACTCACCTTGGTTGTCATACCGGTTGTTTATGAATTGTTTCACTTTCGGAAAGCGAAGCAACAAAGAGACTTATAA
- a CDS encoding amino acid ABC transporter ATP-binding protein gives MIKIRGLYKSFGDLEVLRGIDYSVKEKEVICVIGPSGSGKSTFLRCINLLEEITAGEVFIDGVKVNDPKTDINDIRTEVGMVFQQFNLFPHMRVLENITLAPKKIRKMNPKDANELAHQLLKKVGLSDKANAYPEQLSGGQQQRVAIARSLAMKPKIMLFDEPTSALDPEMVKEVLDVMKQLALEGMTMVVVTHEMGFAREMGDRVLFLDQGLLVEEGKPSQLFNHPKHERTKEFLSKVL, from the coding sequence ATGATAAAAATTCGTGGGTTATATAAGTCATTTGGTGATCTGGAGGTATTAAGAGGTATTGATTACTCGGTTAAAGAAAAGGAAGTCATATGTGTAATCGGACCAAGTGGATCAGGTAAAAGCACTTTTTTGCGATGTATAAATTTATTGGAAGAAATAACAGCTGGTGAGGTTTTTATTGACGGCGTAAAAGTCAATGACCCTAAAACGGATATTAATGACATCCGAACAGAAGTCGGAATGGTATTCCAACAATTTAACCTGTTTCCGCATATGCGGGTATTGGAAAATATTACGCTAGCGCCGAAAAAAATCAGAAAAATGAATCCGAAAGATGCGAATGAGTTGGCACATCAGCTGCTTAAAAAAGTGGGACTTAGCGATAAAGCCAACGCATATCCAGAACAATTGTCAGGAGGACAACAGCAACGGGTTGCGATTGCAAGATCATTGGCTATGAAACCGAAAATAATGCTTTTCGACGAGCCGACCTCAGCACTTGATCCAGAAATGGTGAAAGAAGTGTTGGATGTAATGAAGCAACTAGCGCTTGAAGGTATGACAATGGTCGTCGTAACCCATGAAATGGGCTTCGCAAGGGAAATGGGAGACCGAGTATTGTTTTTAGACCAAGGTCTTCTTGTTGAGGAAGGGAAACCAAGTCAACTATTTAATCATCCCAAGCATGAGCGAACAAAAGAATTTTTGAGTAAAGTATTATGA
- a CDS encoding amino acid ABC transporter permease has product MDFPNIRFDVIWDYRELFIRGIGVTLALTLVGYIVGFLLGLFVALAKISKKKWIHIPAKLYVDFFRGTPLLVQILLIHVAVIPTIFGHSLGAFTSGIVALILNSAAYNAEIIRAGIQSIERGQMEAARSLGMPSGVAMKSIILPQAFRRMIPPLGNELIALLKDSSLVMVLAVNDILYAGKVVAGASFRTWEPYLTTALLYLFLTYIFSTIISYVEKRFSNSYVPVRRKRLSSIGRQSGDR; this is encoded by the coding sequence ATCGATTTTCCGAACATTAGATTTGATGTGATTTGGGACTATCGGGAATTATTTATTCGCGGGATTGGCGTTACTTTGGCCCTCACATTGGTTGGATATATTGTTGGTTTCCTTTTAGGGCTATTCGTAGCATTAGCGAAAATATCTAAAAAGAAATGGATTCACATACCGGCGAAGCTTTACGTTGATTTTTTCCGTGGAACACCATTATTAGTCCAAATATTATTAATTCATGTTGCGGTCATTCCTACGATATTTGGCCATTCGTTAGGCGCTTTCACATCCGGAATCGTTGCACTTATATTAAATAGTGCGGCCTATAACGCAGAAATAATCCGTGCGGGAATCCAGTCGATTGAAAGAGGACAAATGGAAGCTGCGCGTTCACTCGGTATGCCCAGTGGTGTCGCAATGAAGTCTATCATTTTACCCCAGGCATTTCGAAGAATGATTCCGCCTTTAGGGAATGAGTTAATCGCTTTATTAAAAGACTCTTCTTTAGTTATGGTACTTGCTGTGAATGATATATTGTATGCTGGTAAAGTTGTTGCTGGAGCGAGTTTTCGAACCTGGGAGCCTTACTTGACTACTGCTCTATTATACCTATTCCTCACATATATCTTTTCAACGATTATTTCATATGTGGAAAAACGATTTAGTAATAGTTATGTGCCAGTAAGAAGAAAACGATTATCTTCAATTGGCCGCCAGTCGGGAGATCGATAA
- a CDS encoding basic amino acid ABC transporter substrate-binding protein: protein MKKITRFFSVALLFTCVSIILAGCGTAGNSSSESNTNTNSNAGEDDKKSLIVATDATYAPMEYMDNKGNIVGIDVDIVNAIAEAAGIEVEYKNYGWEPLFPAVKSGEVDFAVSSITITKERQKEFDFTDPYFKANQLILVPEDSDVTKFKDLKDKRVSAQINTTGHIVVAELLGKTNKNIVATETMPFAITEMINGNADAAVGDNAVIIDYQKNNPNVKLKLIEDPDFEIEYYGLMVKKGNQEIIDLLNEGIKKIKENGKLKEITGFDVD, encoded by the coding sequence TTGAAGAAAATTACACGTTTCTTTTCTGTAGCACTTTTATTCACATGCGTCAGCATTATTTTGGCCGGGTGTGGAACGGCCGGTAATTCAAGTTCAGAATCAAATACTAATACGAATTCAAATGCTGGAGAGGACGACAAGAAAAGTCTTATTGTCGCAACTGATGCAACGTATGCGCCGATGGAGTATATGGACAACAAGGGTAATATCGTCGGGATTGATGTTGATATTGTGAATGCAATTGCCGAGGCGGCAGGTATAGAAGTTGAATATAAAAACTATGGTTGGGAACCGTTATTTCCGGCAGTAAAGAGTGGAGAAGTCGATTTTGCGGTTTCTTCCATTACGATTACGAAAGAACGACAAAAAGAATTCGATTTTACAGATCCATACTTTAAAGCAAACCAACTCATACTCGTTCCGGAAGACTCGGATGTAACGAAATTTAAGGATTTAAAAGACAAAAGAGTTTCTGCCCAAATTAATACAACTGGACATATTGTAGTTGCTGAATTACTTGGAAAAACAAATAAAAATATTGTAGCAACAGAAACAATGCCTTTTGCAATTACGGAAATGATAAACGGGAATGCTGATGCAGCGGTTGGCGATAATGCGGTAATTATCGATTATCAGAAAAATAATCCAAATGTAAAATTAAAACTAATTGAAGACCCAGATTTTGAAATTGAATATTATGGGCTAATGGTCAAAAAAGGAAATCAAGAAATTATCGATTTATTAAATGAAGGTATTAAAAAAATTAAAGAAAATGGGAAATTGAAAGAAATTACAGGTTTTGATGTAGATTAG
- a CDS encoding GNAT family N-acetyltransferase, with protein sequence MIKQLLLKNGKEIEIRHLTEESLHEILLLQHKVIDALTTDSFLQPLSAEEFSIILNGKGLMIGAYFNNELIAFRAMLAPELDEEHLGKDAGLPESDWPHVLYSEITNVDPTFRGNNLQVILGKIILGEVDKTRYRYICTTVAPFNIASLKDKFAHGLRIVSLKRKYGNMLRYILMKDLSLESSGTSTLDSRYVPMADTEEQQQLLKDGWIGFDIEKRNDGWFVRYKKPKN encoded by the coding sequence ATGATCAAGCAACTATTATTAAAAAATGGAAAAGAAATTGAGATCAGGCATTTAACTGAAGAAAGTTTACACGAAATCCTATTATTGCAACATAAAGTTATCGATGCTCTGACAACTGATTCTTTTTTGCAACCACTGTCAGCGGAAGAGTTTTCAATTATATTAAACGGAAAAGGACTCATGATTGGTGCTTATTTTAACAACGAGCTAATAGCATTTCGTGCCATGTTGGCGCCTGAATTAGATGAAGAACATTTAGGGAAAGACGCTGGTTTGCCTGAAAGTGATTGGCCACATGTATTATACTCGGAAATCACGAATGTTGATCCCACATTCCGTGGAAATAACTTACAAGTAATACTTGGAAAGATTATTTTGGGGGAAGTGGATAAGACTCGATATCGCTACATTTGCACAACGGTTGCACCGTTTAATATCGCGAGTCTGAAAGACAAATTTGCGCATGGGCTAAGGATTGTTTCTCTTAAAAGGAAATATGGAAACATGCTTAGGTATATCTTGATGAAAGATTTATCGTTGGAGTCGTCGGGAACAAGCACGCTAGATAGTCGGTATGTACCTATGGCGGATACAGAGGAGCAACAACAATTACTTAAGGATGGATGGATTGGATTCGATATAGAAAAAAGAAATGATGGTTGGTTTGTTCGATATAAGAAACCGAAAAACTGA
- a CDS encoding mandelate racemase/muconate lactonizing enzyme family protein — protein MKITEIEIFAIHLPLYEPFVISYASFDYMPSIIVKITTDTGHIGYGEGVADEHVTGESLESTYAVLKNTIALKLIGENPKNMERIHDLMDATIYGVPTAKAAIDIACYDVVGKALGVPVYDLLGGRFHKEFPLTHVLSIDTPENMADEAEERVAAGYRSMKMKVGTNVADDVLRINAVRERVGEDIAIRVDVNQGWKNSSNTLGGLQKLEASGLDWLEQPVLADDIDGMVEVKAKSSTSMMIDEGLRGVNEMREIIAKRAADKVNIKLMKCGGIYPAIKLAHMAEMAGIECQIGSMVESSIGSAAGFHVAFSKKVFTSVELTGPLKFSKDVGNLHYDVPFIRLNEKAGLGIDVNEQVLQELTVFSEKVIG, from the coding sequence ATGAAAATAACTGAAATTGAAATTTTTGCGATTCATTTGCCGCTTTATGAACCATTTGTCATTAGTTATGCCTCATTTGATTATATGCCGTCAATTATCGTGAAAATCACGACAGATACTGGACATATTGGTTATGGAGAAGGCGTTGCGGATGAACATGTAACAGGGGAAAGTCTAGAAAGTACATATGCGGTATTGAAAAACACAATTGCACTAAAACTGATTGGTGAAAATCCGAAAAATATGGAGCGTATACATGACTTAATGGATGCGACAATTTATGGTGTACCGACTGCAAAAGCAGCAATAGATATCGCTTGTTATGATGTCGTAGGAAAAGCACTTGGTGTTCCGGTTTACGATTTATTAGGGGGAAGGTTTCATAAAGAATTTCCACTCACGCATGTACTAAGCATTGATACGCCTGAAAATATGGCTGATGAAGCAGAAGAACGAGTAGCAGCAGGGTATCGCTCGATGAAAATGAAAGTCGGAACGAATGTTGCTGACGATGTATTACGTATCAATGCGGTGCGTGAACGAGTTGGTGAAGATATCGCTATCCGAGTGGATGTGAACCAAGGATGGAAAAATAGCTCGAACACACTAGGGGGGCTACAAAAATTGGAGGCCAGTGGATTAGACTGGCTGGAGCAACCCGTTCTTGCCGATGATATTGATGGAATGGTAGAAGTGAAAGCTAAATCGTCCACTTCGATGATGATTGATGAAGGACTGCGTGGAGTCAATGAAATGAGAGAGATTATTGCAAAAAGAGCAGCCGACAAAGTCAATATAAAGCTCATGAAATGCGGAGGGATTTACCCTGCGATTAAGCTTGCACATATGGCCGAGATGGCTGGAATCGAATGTCAAATCGGCTCAATGGTAGAATCGTCAATTGGTTCAGCAGCTGGATTTCATGTAGCCTTTTCGAAAAAAGTCTTTACGAGTGTAGAATTAACAGGACCATTAAAGTTTAGTAAAGATGTCGGAAACTTACACTACGACGTGCCATTTATTCGGCTAAATGAAAAAGCAGGACTGGGAATTGATGTTAATGAACAAGTATTACAAGAACTGACAGTGTTCTCAGAGAAGGTAATCGGATGA
- a CDS encoding ABC transporter ATP-binding protein, which translates to MLKLQQINKIFNEATLDEKIALDEVNLELKSGDFVTVIGSNGAGKSTMLNMISGALSPDFGEIIIEDTNVTRLPEYKRSQMIGRVFQDPMAGTAPLMTIEENLAMAYSRNKKRRFKRGVDKKRRELFKEALETLHLNLESRLNAKVGTLSGGERQALSLLMATFTQPSILLLDEHTAALDPSRAELITNITKLLVDKDQLTTLMVTHNMQQALDLGNRLIMMDKGQIILEVEAEEKKDLTIAKLMDEFQRIRGEKLTSDKALLSI; encoded by the coding sequence TTGCTGAAACTCCAACAAATCAATAAGATTTTTAATGAAGCTACTTTAGACGAAAAAATTGCATTGGATGAAGTTAATCTTGAGTTAAAATCAGGAGATTTCGTAACTGTAATTGGGAGTAACGGTGCTGGAAAATCGACTATGCTTAATATGATTTCTGGGGCACTTTCTCCCGATTTCGGCGAGATTATAATTGAGGATACCAATGTAACAAGGTTACCGGAATATAAACGATCTCAGATGATTGGTAGAGTATTCCAAGATCCGATGGCCGGAACCGCGCCTTTAATGACTATTGAAGAGAATCTCGCGATGGCTTATTCAAGGAACAAAAAACGTAGATTTAAAAGAGGCGTGGATAAGAAGCGCAGGGAACTGTTCAAGGAAGCACTAGAAACGCTACATTTGAATCTTGAAAGTCGTCTTAACGCGAAAGTCGGGACGCTATCTGGCGGTGAACGACAAGCTCTTTCGCTTTTGATGGCTACATTTACGCAACCTTCAATTTTACTTCTTGATGAACATACGGCAGCACTGGATCCGTCACGCGCGGAATTAATTACGAATATTACTAAGCTACTTGTTGATAAAGATCAATTAACGACGTTGATGGTAACGCATAATATGCAACAAGCATTAGATCTTGGAAATCGTCTCATTATGATGGATAAAGGTCAGATTATTTTAGAAGTGGAAGCCGAAGAAAAGAAAGATTTGACAATTGCAAAGTTAATGGATGAATTCCAACGTATTCGCGGGGAGAAATTAACGAGCGATAAAGCGTTATTAAGTATATAA
- a CDS encoding ABC transporter permease: MFAALFGSVEQGIIYAIMALGVYLSFRVLDFPDLTVDGSFVTGAAVAATMILFGYDPMLATAAALLIGFLAGCVTGLLHTKGKINPLLSGILMMIALYSINLRIMGTTSTSSVSRSNIPLLNESTLFSKFHEFWSTLGIDTSINSFLKLLGVQYLPGTWGTLFLMLIITIIIKFIVDWFLQTEVGLAIRATGDNKRMIRSLSANTDTLVILGLGVSNALVAFSGALIAQYGKFADAAMGIGMIIAGLASVIIGEAIFGTKTIMRTTLAIIVGAVIYRLVLALAFRIKFFDPGDLKVITAIIVIGALVIPQFIEKRRERTRKAKRHLERVAELTMSKEETAVAETPTNQ, from the coding sequence ATGTTTGCTGCACTATTTGGCTCTGTTGAGCAGGGAATCATCTATGCAATAATGGCACTCGGAGTGTATTTATCATTCCGAGTGTTGGACTTTCCAGATTTAACGGTCGATGGAAGTTTTGTTACGGGCGCAGCAGTAGCTGCTACGATGATTCTCTTCGGATATGATCCAATGCTGGCTACTGCAGCAGCTTTACTAATTGGGTTTCTTGCCGGATGTGTTACTGGCCTTTTGCATACTAAAGGAAAAATTAACCCGCTACTTTCTGGAATATTAATGATGATCGCTTTATATTCGATAAATCTAAGGATAATGGGTACGACCTCAACCAGTTCTGTTAGCCGTTCAAATATCCCGTTGTTAAACGAATCAACGTTATTTAGTAAATTTCATGAATTTTGGAGTACGCTCGGTATTGATACTAGCATCAATAGTTTTTTAAAATTGCTAGGTGTTCAATATTTACCTGGGACATGGGGAACATTATTTCTAATGCTCATTATTACCATCATTATTAAATTCATCGTTGATTGGTTCTTGCAAACCGAAGTTGGACTTGCAATTAGGGCAACAGGCGATAATAAAAGAATGATTAGAAGTCTTTCCGCTAATACCGATACGCTTGTTATCCTAGGATTAGGTGTTTCCAATGCACTCGTTGCTTTCTCTGGTGCATTAATTGCTCAATATGGAAAATTTGCGGATGCTGCTATGGGAATTGGAATGATTATAGCTGGATTAGCTTCGGTCATAATTGGAGAAGCAATCTTTGGAACAAAAACGATTATGCGAACAACATTAGCAATTATTGTTGGTGCAGTTATTTACAGACTTGTGCTGGCACTTGCGTTTCGTATTAAATTTTTCGATCCTGGCGATTTAAAAGTAATTACCGCGATTATCGTAATAGGTGCACTAGTTATTCCGCAGTTTATTGAAAAAAGGCGTGAAAGAACTAGGAAAGCGAAACGTCATCTTGAACGAGTAGCTGAGCTAACGATGTCAAAGGAGGAAACTGCAGTTGCTGAAACTCCAACAAATCAATAA
- a CDS encoding ABC transporter substrate-binding protein: protein MKNNLKKMMVALFSVVLILSACGESDKAEETDKSGADSKKYKIGVTQILEHPSLNAAFEGFKEALEDAGLDVEYDVQNAQNDMGNNTTIATNLVNSDVDLIFANSTPSAQAVVGATKDIPVVFTSVTDAVSAELIESMEKPGGNVTGTIDLHPDAIPNTMKFMKEELGAKNIGMVFNAGEQNSRAQVDSVKEMLEEMDMKVVEASVSTSAEVKQAAESLVGQVDAFYIITDNTVVSALESVISVANDNQIPMMVAEFDSVERGGLGAYGFEYRDIGYEAGEMAVKILKDGTKPADIPAQFPQNLKFVVNKDAADKMGVTIKDEWKAELTE, encoded by the coding sequence ATGAAGAATAATTTGAAAAAGATGATGGTTGCACTTTTCAGTGTCGTGCTTATACTTTCAGCATGTGGGGAAAGTGATAAAGCAGAAGAGACTGACAAATCAGGCGCTGACTCGAAAAAATATAAAATAGGTGTCACACAAATTTTAGAACATCCTTCCCTAAATGCAGCTTTTGAAGGTTTTAAAGAAGCATTGGAAGATGCGGGACTTGATGTTGAGTATGATGTGCAGAACGCTCAAAATGATATGGGTAATAATACAACCATCGCTACAAATCTCGTGAACTCTGATGTAGACTTAATCTTTGCCAACTCTACACCTAGTGCACAAGCAGTAGTGGGCGCAACGAAGGATATTCCGGTTGTATTCACATCTGTTACAGATGCAGTAAGCGCTGAATTAATTGAATCAATGGAAAAACCAGGTGGCAATGTAACGGGTACAATCGACTTGCATCCCGATGCAATTCCAAACACCATGAAATTCATGAAAGAGGAATTAGGCGCGAAAAATATCGGCATGGTATTTAATGCAGGAGAACAAAACTCGAGAGCACAAGTAGATTCTGTTAAAGAAATGCTAGAAGAGATGGATATGAAAGTTGTTGAAGCATCTGTATCCACTTCAGCAGAAGTAAAGCAAGCTGCAGAATCGTTAGTGGGTCAAGTAGATGCGTTTTACATTATTACAGATAACACAGTTGTATCTGCACTTGAATCGGTGATTTCAGTTGCGAATGATAATCAAATTCCGATGATGGTCGCTGAATTTGATTCTGTTGAGCGCGGAGGATTAGGTGCATATGGATTTGAATACCGCGATATCGGTTACGAAGCTGGTGAAATGGCTGTTAAGATTTTGAAAGATGGAACAAAACCTGCAGATATACCGGCACAATTCCCGCAGAATTTAAAGTTTGTTGTGAATAAAGATGCAGCAGACAAAATGGGCGTTACAATTAAAGATGAGTGGAAGGCAGAACTTACAGAATAA